One Echinicola strongylocentroti DNA window includes the following coding sequences:
- a CDS encoding rhamnogalacturonan acetylesterase: MKNVKYGLTAVMLLMTLLLAFTPKEEKHTLYIIGDSTVRNSRGDGGPGQWGWGTFIDDFFDSTKLEVSNQAMAGRSTRTFVKEGRWQRVLDDLKPGDFVMMQFGHNEGSKPDTTRAGYRGVLRGTGDETVELTWPDGTEETVHTYGWYLKKFVTEAKKKGATPIICSMIPRNKFQDGEVERANQDYGKWAKEIARKTGAYFVDLNSIVADQYDEWGANVVPSLFEKDHTHTNEAGARINAWSAVQGIKSLEDCKLKAYLSKDKPTLYLIGDSTVKNGQGDGAGGLWGWGDYMAPFFDLDKIKVQNHALGGTSSRTYQTYGLWENVRKQLEPGDYVIMQFGHNDSSPLDDSHRARGTIRSAGTEAEEIYNPITEQYETVYSYGQYLKQMITATKAAGATPIVCSLIPRNNWKEGKVNRANDSYGLWAKQAAETRETYFIDLNNIIADGYDALGEDHVKAHFFNDTDHTHTILEGAKYNAKAVVKGIQGLENCDLKGYLLED; this comes from the coding sequence ATGAAAAATGTAAAATATGGGTTAACAGCAGTCATGTTATTGATGACCTTGCTGCTGGCCTTTACCCCCAAAGAGGAAAAGCACACCCTATACATCATCGGAGACAGCACTGTTCGCAATAGCCGTGGCGATGGTGGACCGGGCCAATGGGGCTGGGGAACGTTTATCGATGACTTCTTTGACAGCACCAAACTGGAAGTAAGCAACCAGGCCATGGCCGGCAGAAGCACGCGGACCTTTGTCAAGGAAGGCAGATGGCAGCGGGTACTGGATGACCTGAAGCCCGGTGATTTTGTCATGATGCAATTTGGCCATAATGAAGGCAGCAAACCCGATACGACAAGGGCTGGCTACAGGGGAGTACTTCGTGGCACTGGTGATGAAACCGTCGAACTGACGTGGCCTGACGGTACCGAAGAAACGGTCCATACCTATGGCTGGTACCTGAAAAAATTTGTCACCGAAGCCAAGAAAAAAGGAGCCACTCCGATCATCTGTTCGATGATCCCCAGAAATAAATTCCAAGACGGCGAAGTGGAGCGTGCCAACCAAGATTATGGTAAGTGGGCAAAAGAAATCGCCCGTAAAACAGGAGCCTATTTCGTGGACCTCAACAGCATCGTCGCTGACCAGTACGACGAGTGGGGTGCCAATGTCGTGCCATCGCTTTTTGAAAAAGACCACACCCATACCAATGAAGCCGGGGCACGAATCAATGCTTGGTCAGCCGTACAGGGCATCAAATCACTGGAAGATTGCAAACTAAAAGCCTATCTCTCCAAAGACAAGCCCACACTCTACCTCATCGGTGACTCTACTGTCAAAAACGGCCAAGGCGATGGTGCCGGAGGACTTTGGGGCTGGGGTGATTATATGGCTCCTTTTTTCGACCTCGACAAGATCAAGGTCCAAAACCATGCCCTCGGAGGTACCAGCAGCCGGACCTACCAAACCTATGGCCTTTGGGAAAATGTCCGGAAGCAATTGGAGCCTGGCGATTATGTGATCATGCAGTTTGGCCACAACGACAGCAGCCCACTGGACGACAGCCATCGCGCCAGGGGCACCATACGAAGTGCCGGTACCGAAGCAGAAGAAATCTATAACCCCATCACCGAGCAATATGAAACCGTGTACAGCTATGGCCAGTACCTCAAACAAATGATCACTGCCACCAAAGCCGCTGGAGCCACGCCAATCGTCTGTTCGCTGATTCCAAGAAACAACTGGAAAGAAGGCAAGGTAAACCGTGCCAATGACAGTTATGGCCTATGGGCAAAACAGGCAGCAGAAACCAGAGAAACTTATTTTATCGACCTGAACAATATAATTGCAGATGGCTATGACGCACTGGGCGAAGACCATGTCAAGGCCCATTTCTTCAACGACACCGACCACACCCACACCATTCTTGAAGGTGCCAAATACAATGCAAAAGCTGTAGTGAAGGGCATCCAAGGACTGGAAAATTGTGATTTGAAGGGGTATTTATTGGAAGATTAA
- a CDS encoding YceI family protein — protein MSTVKWTIDPTHSEINFKVKHLVISTVTGKFKEFEGAAEVPADDFSGSKIAFSANTDSIDTNQSDRDAHLKSEDFFDAEKFPKLSFSNGVLSNEGGNYTLKGDLTIKDITKSIELDVDFGGVAEDPYGNTKAGFDLEGKISRKEFGLTWDAVTEAGNVMVGDPIRILASIQLVKN, from the coding sequence ATGAGTACTGTAAAATGGACTATCGACCCTACACACTCAGAAATCAACTTTAAGGTAAAGCACCTAGTGATCTCTACAGTGACCGGGAAATTCAAGGAATTTGAAGGAGCGGCAGAAGTACCTGCGGATGACTTTAGCGGGTCAAAAATAGCGTTTTCTGCCAATACCGACAGCATCGACACCAACCAAAGTGACCGCGATGCCCACCTAAAATCGGAGGATTTTTTCGACGCAGAAAAATTCCCGAAACTTTCTTTCTCCAATGGAGTTTTATCTAATGAGGGAGGTAACTATACGCTAAAAGGAGACTTGACCATCAAGGATATCACCAAGTCGATCGAATTGGATGTGGACTTTGGCGGTGTGGCTGAGGATCCTTACGGCAATACCAAGGCGGGCTTCGACCTGGAAGGCAAGATCAGCAGAAAGGAATTTGGCCTGACATGGGATGCCGTGACAGAAGCAGGAAATGTGATGGTAGGTGATCCTATCAGGATTTTGGCCAGTATACAACTAGTGAAGAATTAA
- a CDS encoding MarR family winged helix-turn-helix transcriptional regulator, producing the protein MRLEEEIKQKHFKSEYNKAVVNILYTQSYLVTRQGKLFKPHGLSPEQYNVLRILRGHHPEPITVSSIQDRMLNKMSNASRLVEKLKQKGLAERKECPSDRRQVDITITPKGKQLLDQLDEDIQKFNHEVIGLDDEEVTLLNSLLDKLRG; encoded by the coding sequence ATGAGACTGGAGGAGGAGATCAAACAAAAACATTTTAAAAGTGAATACAATAAAGCAGTAGTCAATATTCTCTATACACAAAGTTATTTAGTAACACGTCAAGGGAAACTCTTTAAGCCTCATGGTCTTTCACCCGAACAGTATAATGTGTTGCGTATTTTGCGAGGTCATCATCCAGAACCTATCACTGTGTCTTCGATTCAGGATAGAATGCTCAATAAAATGTCCAATGCCTCAAGATTAGTAGAAAAGCTCAAACAAAAGGGCCTAGCAGAAAGAAAAGAATGCCCCTCAGACAGGAGACAAGTGGACATTACCATTACTCCCAAAGGCAAACAGCTACTGGACCAGCTAGATGAAGATATCCAAAAATTCAACCATGAGGTAATTGGGCTTGATGATGAAGAGGTTACCCTATTAAATTCACTATTGGATAAACTAAGAGGGTAA
- a CDS encoding ABC transporter permease, translating into MHRFLWILTMALRDFRKNRAKLLLFVSSIVIGIAALVGISSFGDNLEKDIDNQAKELLGADLVLENNQPLGEQGLDTMAKEMASEINFASMVAFPKSDESRLVQVRALEGAFPFYGKLETVPAAAAEEFRNGAKKALVEKILMDQFAAEVGDSVKVGKVTFVIAGELHEAPGQSGITATVAPVVYIPKKFAEETGLIQYGSRINFSRYYSFDEQVDVEKLIEPYKEEWEEAHIDEDTVQERKESTGRSFANLSDFLSLVAFIALLLGCVGVASAVNVFVKEKLPSVAVLRCLGVSSIDTFLIYLSQIILMGLAGSILGAFLGTLIQFILPEVFSDFLPVDVTVEISWAAVGFGVITGLLISILFALLPLLKIRNVPPMMTLRTDSEMTTFVRDPWRWLVMAIITLFVFGFSLSLLDGWEEALGFTGFVLLAFGVLWMVGTGVMWLIKRFLPLSLTYPVRQSLANLYRPNNQTISLIATIGLGTAMISTLFFVQNQLLDQVKFADKEDQPNMLFFDIQTSQVEGVKKAVLEEGLPIMQEVPIVTMRMDEINGLDKSENSELPDEKRKSRRLYNREFRVTYRDSLISSETLVAGELHKVNQPGDSIFVSFDQGYAERAGVELGDEIVFNVQGRPLRTYVGSFREVNFRKVSTNFLVLFPTNVLEKAPKFHVVITKSNTDEQAAKVQNEIVRSFPNISVINLGMIVDTLEEILGKISFVIQFMALFSIVTGILVLISSLIISKYQRMRESILLRTLGASSTTVRKINTLEYFFLGSLASLSGILLSFVATALLSVFVFEFPVKLAWGSALVIYIVITAITVLLGWLNGKNIINKPPMEILRGN; encoded by the coding sequence ATGCATAGATTTTTGTGGATATTAACAATGGCCCTGCGGGATTTCCGTAAGAACAGGGCAAAGTTATTACTGTTTGTCTCTTCGATTGTCATAGGTATAGCTGCGCTGGTGGGGATCAGCTCATTTGGAGACAACCTCGAAAAAGACATCGATAACCAGGCAAAAGAGCTCTTGGGAGCGGATTTAGTACTGGAAAACAACCAACCTTTGGGCGAGCAAGGACTGGACACCATGGCCAAGGAAATGGCTTCGGAGATCAATTTTGCCAGCATGGTGGCCTTCCCCAAAAGTGATGAGAGCCGACTGGTGCAGGTAAGGGCACTGGAAGGGGCTTTCCCTTTTTATGGTAAGCTGGAAACCGTGCCAGCGGCGGCTGCGGAGGAATTCAGAAATGGAGCCAAAAAGGCCTTGGTAGAAAAAATCCTTATGGACCAATTTGCCGCCGAAGTAGGCGACAGTGTGAAGGTCGGCAAGGTTACATTTGTCATTGCGGGGGAACTACATGAAGCCCCAGGCCAAAGCGGTATTACGGCCACCGTGGCTCCCGTGGTCTATATTCCCAAAAAATTTGCGGAAGAAACAGGACTCATCCAGTACGGTAGTAGAATCAACTTCTCTCGCTATTACAGCTTCGATGAACAGGTAGATGTAGAAAAACTCATTGAACCCTATAAGGAAGAATGGGAAGAAGCACATATCGATGAAGACACTGTCCAGGAAAGAAAAGAGAGTACAGGAAGGTCATTTGCCAACTTATCGGATTTTCTCAGCTTGGTGGCTTTTATCGCCTTGCTGCTGGGCTGTGTAGGTGTGGCCAGTGCCGTAAATGTCTTCGTAAAAGAAAAATTGCCCTCTGTGGCCGTATTGCGTTGTCTTGGGGTGTCCTCCATCGACACTTTTTTGATCTACCTGAGCCAAATCATCCTAATGGGACTGGCCGGTTCCATTTTAGGGGCTTTTTTGGGGACGCTGATCCAGTTTATCCTGCCTGAAGTGTTCAGCGATTTTCTTCCGGTGGATGTTACCGTCGAGATTTCTTGGGCGGCAGTAGGCTTTGGGGTAATCACCGGCTTGTTGATTTCTATCCTGTTCGCCTTGTTGCCATTATTGAAAATCCGAAATGTACCTCCAATGATGACGCTGAGGACGGATTCGGAAATGACGACCTTCGTCAGGGATCCGTGGAGATGGCTGGTCATGGCGATCATAACACTGTTCGTATTTGGCTTTAGTCTTTCCCTATTGGATGGCTGGGAAGAAGCCCTTGGCTTTACGGGTTTTGTCCTATTGGCATTTGGGGTGCTTTGGATGGTAGGCACCGGGGTAATGTGGCTGATAAAGAGGTTCCTGCCTTTGTCCTTGACCTACCCGGTTCGGCAGTCACTGGCCAACCTGTACCGCCCAAACAACCAGACCATTTCGCTGATAGCGACCATTGGCTTGGGCACGGCGATGATCTCTACTTTGTTTTTTGTCCAGAACCAATTGTTGGACCAAGTAAAGTTTGCCGATAAGGAAGACCAGCCAAACATGCTGTTTTTTGATATACAGACCTCACAGGTAGAAGGGGTGAAAAAAGCCGTTTTGGAGGAAGGCTTGCCCATCATGCAAGAGGTGCCCATCGTCACCATGCGAATGGATGAGATCAATGGGCTTGACAAGTCCGAAAACAGTGAGCTTCCCGATGAAAAACGAAAATCCAGAAGATTGTACAATCGGGAATTTCGGGTGACCTACCGGGATTCCTTGATAAGCTCAGAGACATTGGTCGCTGGGGAACTGCACAAGGTGAACCAACCTGGAGACAGCATCTTTGTTTCTTTTGACCAGGGTTATGCTGAGCGTGCTGGCGTGGAGCTGGGTGATGAAATCGTCTTCAACGTACAAGGAAGGCCTCTAAGAACTTATGTGGGAAGCTTTAGGGAAGTGAATTTCAGAAAGGTGTCCACCAATTTCCTGGTGCTGTTCCCCACAAATGTCTTGGAAAAAGCCCCTAAATTCCATGTGGTCATCACCAAATCCAACACCGACGAACAAGCCGCCAAAGTACAAAACGAAATCGTCAGGTCTTTTCCTAATATTTCTGTGATCAACCTAGGAATGATCGTGGACACATTGGAAGAAATTTTGGGCAAAATCAGTTTTGTCATCCAATTTATGGCCCTATTCAGTATTGTAACAGGAATTTTGGTATTGATCAGCTCCCTGATTATCAGCAAGTATCAACGAATGCGGGAAAGCATCCTGCTCAGGACATTGGGGGCCAGCAGCACAACAGTGCGAAAAATCAATACGCTGGAATACTTCTTCTTGGGCAGCTTGGCATCGCTGAGCGGTATCTTGCTGTCTTTTGTAGCCACTGCTTTGTTAAGTGTTTTTGTGTTTGAATTTCCAGTCAAATTGGCTTGGGGAAGCGCCTTGGTGATTTACATAGTCATCACGGCCATCACTGTCTTACTCGGCTGGCTCAATGGCAAAAACATTATCAACAAGCCTCCAATGGAGATTTTAAGGGGGAATTAA
- a CDS encoding ABC transporter ATP-binding protein — MAILSVENVSKIYQSGQRKLTVLDQVNLSVEAGESIAIVGPSGSGKTTLLGLCAGLDSATSGSVQLNGHRLEGLSEDQRAAVRSQEIGFIFQNFQLLPTLTALENVMVPLELKRRKDAKEKALELLQKVGLGDRATHYPTQLSGGEQQRVSIARAFANEPKILFADEPTGNLDTDTGEMIEQLIFELNTASGTTLILVTHDTELAAKTNKIIHIRGGKIEEEQHA; from the coding sequence ATGGCGATACTTTCCGTAGAAAATGTTAGTAAAATTTACCAAAGCGGCCAGCGCAAACTGACTGTTTTGGACCAGGTAAACCTCAGTGTAGAAGCAGGAGAGAGCATTGCCATTGTTGGCCCCTCTGGCAGTGGAAAAACCACCTTGCTTGGTCTTTGTGCGGGGCTGGACAGTGCCACCTCCGGAAGCGTACAGCTGAATGGCCATCGACTGGAAGGGCTCTCAGAAGACCAGCGAGCTGCAGTAAGGAGCCAAGAAATCGGATTTATTTTTCAGAATTTCCAATTATTGCCCACACTCACAGCATTGGAAAACGTTATGGTGCCCCTGGAGCTCAAGCGGCGGAAAGACGCCAAAGAAAAAGCCTTGGAGCTGCTTCAAAAAGTAGGGCTTGGTGACCGGGCCACGCACTATCCCACGCAGCTATCAGGAGGCGAACAGCAGCGGGTCTCCATCGCCAGGGCTTTTGCCAATGAACCGAAAATCCTCTTTGCGGATGAACCTACCGGAAACCTGGACACCGATACGGGCGAGATGATCGAGCAATTGATCTTCGAGCTGAACACCGCTTCGGGCACCACACTCATTCTGGTCACACATGATACCGAATTGGCAGCCAAAACCAACAAAATCATCCACATCCGTGGTGGAAAAATAGAAGAAGAACAGCATGCATAG
- a CDS encoding arylesterase, protein MNKLRVISLLSVFFLAAIGAVSCSESQKTSEEEVSSEGKEDEKKEEPQKTVLFFGDSMTAGYGVDQDKAFPALVQEKIDSLGMAYKVINGGLSGETSASGLSRIDWFLEAKPDVFVLELGGNDGLRGINLSATKENLQGIIDKVQKEYPSTKILLAGMQIPPNMGEEYTADFKEIFPDLAEKNNLVLIPFLLDGVGGDPALNQPDGIHPTAEGHIIVAETVWEYLEPML, encoded by the coding sequence ATGAATAAATTACGTGTAATTTCTCTTTTATCGGTATTCTTCTTAGCTGCTATTGGAGCGGTTTCATGCAGTGAAAGCCAAAAGACGTCCGAGGAAGAAGTGTCTTCCGAAGGCAAGGAGGATGAAAAAAAAGAAGAACCTCAGAAAACCGTGCTCTTTTTTGGGGACAGTATGACGGCAGGCTATGGTGTCGATCAAGATAAGGCTTTTCCTGCGCTGGTCCAAGAAAAAATCGATAGTCTCGGGATGGCTTATAAGGTCATTAACGGAGGACTCAGTGGCGAAACATCCGCTAGTGGCCTGAGCAGAATCGACTGGTTTTTGGAGGCAAAACCTGATGTTTTTGTCCTAGAGCTTGGTGGTAATGACGGACTCCGTGGAATCAACCTTTCCGCAACCAAAGAAAACCTTCAGGGGATCATCGACAAGGTCCAAAAAGAATATCCTTCCACCAAGATTCTTTTGGCAGGAATGCAGATACCGCCAAATATGGGCGAGGAATACACAGCAGATTTCAAAGAAATCTTTCCCGATCTTGCTGAGAAAAATAACTTGGTATTGATCCCATTCCTGCTAGATGGCGTAGGCGGCGATCCCGCTCTAAATCAGCCTGACGGCATACACCCTACCGCCGAAGGCCATATAATCGTAGCAGAAACAGTATGGGAATACTTGGAACCGATGCTGTGA
- a CDS encoding GMC oxidoreductase, which yields MSFQIKSSGEAYDVIIVGSGAGGGMASKILSEAGFSVAVVEAGADFDPAKEEDRTQLRPPWESPRRGASTRNRPFGDFDAAIGGWDIEGEPYTFEGDTKFDWFRSRMVGGRTNHWGRISLRFGPNDFKRKDIDGLGDNWPIGYNDLKPYYDKVDQLIGVFGSKEGIYNEPDGYFLPPPKPRLHELYIKKGADKIGVPVIPSRLSILTKPINNERGACFFCNQCNRACQAYADFSSGTCLVKPAMKKGKVDLFTYAMVRKVTTDEKGNATGVSYISKVDMKEYKLRSRVVVLGASACESARIMLNSKSKSHPDGLANGSGMIGHYLHDSTGSDRMGFIPGLLDRKKYNEDGVGGMHVYTPWWEDNSKLDFARGYHIEYWGGMSMPGYGFGFGMDTVRQHIKDEFGNPGTNGGYGEGLKKDIRSYFGTMVGMSGRGESIPRYENYCEIDNSTVDKYGIPVLKFNYNWTDQEVNQAKHMHETFEEVLTNAGAVIYGDKPGPDTQYGLLTPGRIIHEVGTTRMGNDPKTSVLNSNCQAHECKNLFVVDGGPFVSQADKNPTWTILALAWRTSDYIVSELKKKNI from the coding sequence ATGAGTTTTCAGATAAAATCGTCCGGTGAAGCGTACGACGTGATCATTGTCGGGTCGGGCGCAGGGGGAGGAATGGCTTCCAAGATACTTTCGGAGGCTGGATTTTCGGTGGCCGTAGTAGAGGCAGGAGCGGATTTTGACCCCGCCAAGGAGGAAGACCGTACGCAGCTCAGGCCGCCATGGGAATCCCCACGAAGAGGAGCCAGTACACGTAACCGGCCTTTTGGTGATTTTGATGCAGCGATTGGTGGATGGGACATCGAAGGCGAGCCCTACACATTTGAGGGAGATACCAAGTTCGATTGGTTCCGCTCCAGAATGGTGGGGGGCCGTACCAACCACTGGGGAAGGATTTCCTTGCGGTTTGGGCCTAACGATTTTAAACGTAAAGATATTGATGGACTGGGGGACAATTGGCCAATCGGTTATAATGACCTCAAGCCCTATTACGATAAAGTAGACCAACTCATCGGGGTATTTGGCTCCAAGGAGGGGATTTATAATGAGCCTGATGGCTATTTCCTTCCTCCTCCCAAGCCGCGATTGCACGAACTGTACATCAAAAAAGGAGCCGACAAAATCGGCGTGCCGGTCATTCCTTCCCGATTGTCCATCCTGACCAAGCCGATCAATAATGAGCGAGGAGCCTGCTTCTTCTGTAACCAGTGTAACCGCGCGTGTCAAGCTTATGCAGATTTCTCGTCGGGTACTTGCCTGGTAAAGCCAGCCATGAAAAAGGGAAAAGTAGATCTCTTTACTTATGCCATGGTGCGCAAGGTGACCACCGATGAAAAAGGAAACGCCACCGGTGTTTCTTACATCAGCAAAGTGGACATGAAAGAATACAAACTTCGTTCACGTGTGGTGGTACTGGGTGCTTCTGCCTGTGAATCTGCCCGTATCATGCTCAATTCCAAATCCAAAAGCCACCCCGACGGGCTGGCCAATGGCAGTGGGATGATCGGTCATTATCTCCATGACTCCACAGGATCGGACCGAATGGGCTTCATTCCTGGGCTGCTTGACCGTAAGAAATACAACGAAGATGGGGTGGGCGGTATGCACGTCTATACTCCTTGGTGGGAAGACAACAGCAAGCTTGACTTTGCCCGTGGATACCATATCGAGTACTGGGGCGGCATGAGTATGCCTGGTTATGGTTTTGGCTTCGGCATGGATACAGTCCGTCAACATATCAAAGACGAATTTGGCAATCCAGGTACCAATGGCGGATACGGTGAAGGACTGAAAAAAGACATTCGCTCGTACTTCGGCACTATGGTGGGCATGTCCGGTCGAGGAGAAAGTATCCCCAGGTATGAAAACTACTGTGAGATCGATAACAGTACGGTCGATAAATACGGCATTCCGGTATTGAAATTCAATTATAACTGGACAGATCAAGAGGTGAACCAGGCAAAGCACATGCATGAAACATTCGAAGAAGTGCTTACCAATGCTGGAGCGGTTATCTATGGTGATAAACCAGGTCCTGATACCCAGTATGGGTTGCTTACCCCGGGAAGGATCATCCACGAAGTGGGTACCACCCGAATGGGCAACGATCCCAAAACCTCCGTGCTGAACAGCAACTGTCAAGCACATGAATGCAAGAACCTTTTTGTAGTCGATGGCGGTCCATTTGTATCTCAAGCAGACAAAAACCCTACCTGGACCATCTTGGCCCTGGCTTGGAGGACTTCTGATTACATTGTAAGCGAATTGAAAAAGAAAAATATTTAA
- a CDS encoding gluconate 2-dehydrogenase subunit 3 family protein, which translates to MNRRENLKLLFTGSLATGFFMTGCGPEAPKEVVHAPKIGDGTKWGRTPEEMALNAALKKEEFFTEDEMKKLHYLVDVIIPKDDVSGSATEAGVPDFMEFIVKDMPYYQTPMRGGLMWLDTQAEDRYGKPFMEATEDERIKIIDDIAYPDKAKPEMERGVVFFNTLRNLTATGFFTSPEGFKDLDYKGNTPNVWKGVPDDVMAKHGFKLEEKYIPIYMNPDTRHTLAQWDEEGNLIG; encoded by the coding sequence ATGAATAGAAGAGAAAATTTAAAACTGTTATTCACAGGTTCTTTAGCCACGGGCTTTTTCATGACCGGATGCGGTCCAGAAGCGCCTAAAGAGGTGGTTCATGCCCCCAAGATCGGTGATGGCACCAAATGGGGGCGTACCCCTGAGGAAATGGCGCTTAATGCTGCACTGAAAAAAGAAGAGTTCTTCACCGAAGATGAGATGAAAAAACTGCACTATCTCGTAGATGTAATCATCCCCAAGGATGATGTGTCAGGTAGTGCCACAGAAGCTGGAGTGCCGGATTTTATGGAGTTTATTGTCAAAGATATGCCCTACTATCAAACGCCGATGCGTGGTGGATTGATGTGGCTGGATACCCAAGCTGAAGATCGCTATGGCAAGCCCTTTATGGAAGCCACCGAGGACGAGCGAATCAAGATCATCGATGATATCGCTTACCCGGATAAGGCAAAGCCAGAAATGGAAAGAGGTGTGGTATTTTTCAATACTTTAAGAAATCTCACTGCTACAGGTTTTTTCACTTCTCCTGAAGGCTTCAAAGACCTGGACTATAAAGGCAACACGCCAAATGTATGGAAAGGAGTTCCTGATGATGTGATGGCCAAGCATGGCTTCAAGCTGGAAGAAAAATATATCCCGATATATATGAATCCCGACACCAGGCACACTCTGGCCCAATGGGATGAAGAAGGTAATTTAATTGGTTAA
- a CDS encoding lipocalin-like domain-containing protein, giving the protein MKSIFFILGFFMIVQNGFCQSLDTAMLKGNWQLLRYDAIEKIKQSPSYQNASPQAKEGMDRKITRFLDNTFYHFTDGDSLYYIDLSEGALVQRKAVYTLEDSVLTISESGKRQNKQAKILELQENKLVLTPLVNEEKGKMVFQRVE; this is encoded by the coding sequence ATGAAAAGCATATTTTTCATTTTGGGATTTTTCATGATTGTTCAGAACGGCTTTTGCCAATCACTGGATACCGCAATGCTAAAGGGTAATTGGCAACTACTCCGCTACGATGCCATCGAAAAGATCAAGCAATCTCCAAGCTACCAAAACGCCAGTCCACAAGCCAAAGAAGGGATGGACAGAAAGATCACCCGGTTCTTGGACAACACCTTTTATCACTTTACCGATGGTGATAGCTTATATTATATTGATCTCAGTGAAGGCGCCTTGGTACAGCGCAAGGCCGTTTACACCTTGGAGGATTCCGTCCTCACTATTTCGGAATCAGGAAAGCGGCAAAACAAACAAGCGAAGATCCTTGAGTTGCAGGAAAACAAGCTCGTACTTACTCCCTTGGTCAATGAAGAAAAGGGGAAAATGGTCTTTCAGAGAGTAGAATAA
- a CDS encoding glycoside hydrolase family 88/105 protein, protein MNIRQLLKPGMIGVLGLAIACSPQSEQDQTSTATKEVLTDTNTPLHLLQPDYPVPYGFPEEKDVKAVIDRVYEYLDSTTPTEVLTGEDGSAIADFSKVDGNSVLKQGDFRLLSYEWGVTYSSMLLAGEVTGDARYTDYTKKRVKFIADLYPHFQKVEGKDHALHSVVYPGALDDAGALCASFIKTSMAGVDTDVRPVVDNFMNYIMNGQFRLEDGTLARNRPLKNTLWLDDLYMSVPAIVQMGKLTGEQKYFDEAVRQIKLFSGRMFNEEKGLYMHGWVQGMEEHPQFHWGRANGWAILTKVEVLNALPEDHPGRPFVLDLLQQHIKGLAKLQSGSGFWHQLLDKDDSYLETSATAIYTYCIAKAVNEGWVDDQAYAPMTLLAWNAVSTKVNDKGQVEGTCVGTGMGFDPAFYYHRPINPYAAHGYGPVIAAGAEVIRMLQMHDFEINDSSVQLLDESAKG, encoded by the coding sequence ATGAACATCCGACAATTACTCAAGCCAGGAATGATTGGGGTGCTAGGCCTCGCCATTGCCTGCTCTCCTCAATCAGAACAAGATCAAACCAGCACAGCAACCAAAGAAGTGCTTACTGACACCAATACACCACTGCACCTTTTGCAGCCTGATTATCCGGTGCCTTATGGCTTTCCGGAGGAAAAGGACGTAAAGGCAGTGATTGATCGGGTATATGAATACCTTGATTCGACTACTCCTACCGAAGTATTGACCGGAGAAGACGGTTCGGCTATTGCTGATTTTAGCAAAGTGGATGGAAATAGCGTGTTGAAGCAAGGGGATTTCAGGTTGCTCAGCTATGAATGGGGCGTGACCTATTCTTCCATGCTGCTAGCTGGGGAAGTCACTGGTGATGCACGGTACACGGATTATACCAAGAAGAGAGTGAAATTCATTGCCGACCTTTATCCGCATTTCCAAAAGGTGGAAGGGAAGGACCATGCCTTGCATTCGGTAGTGTATCCGGGAGCCTTGGATGATGCCGGAGCCCTTTGTGCTTCCTTTATCAAAACCTCCATGGCGGGAGTAGATACTGACGTGCGCCCCGTGGTGGACAATTTTATGAACTACATCATGAATGGCCAGTTCCGCTTGGAGGATGGGACCTTGGCCAGAAACCGACCGTTGAAAAATACCCTTTGGCTAGACGACCTATATATGAGCGTGCCGGCGATTGTACAAATGGGAAAACTGACCGGAGAACAAAAATATTTTGATGAGGCCGTTCGTCAGATCAAACTCTTTTCTGGACGGATGTTCAATGAAGAAAAGGGCCTTTACATGCACGGATGGGTGCAGGGAATGGAAGAGCATCCACAGTTTCACTGGGGACGTGCCAACGGCTGGGCAATCCTGACCAAAGTAGAGGTACTCAATGCCTTACCTGAAGATCATCCAGGCAGACCTTTTGTGTTGGACCTTCTGCAGCAGCATATCAAGGGGCTGGCCAAGCTGCAGTCTGGCTCGGGTTTTTGGCATCAATTGCTCGACAAGGATGACTCCTACCTGGAAACTTCAGCCACAGCGATCTATACCTACTGTATAGCCAAGGCGGTAAATGAAGGCTGGGTGGACGATCAGGCATATGCGCCGATGACCTTATTGGCTTGGAATGCCGTGAGCACCAAGGTAAACGACAAAGGCCAAGTGGAAGGTACCTGCGTGGGTACTGGAATGGGTTTTGACCCAGCATTTTATTATCACCGCCCCATCAATCCGTATGCGGCCCATGGCTACGGTCCTGTGATCGCCGCTGGAGCAGAAGTGATTAGAATGCTTCAAATGCATGATTTTGAAATCAATGATAGCTCGGTGCAATTGCTTGATGAGTCTGCTAAAGGCTAA